CCTCAAAGCTTGCAAAAAGTTTTCCCGGAAGGACACTTTTAGTAAGGCACACAATCCTAAGTATGGTAAgtactgttttgtttgttttctacagTAATAGTGTATTTCTTAATTGTAACATATTTTTTGAGTTAGGGTTATTGTTGTTTTACAGAAAAAGTCCTACAGCAGTTCCTCAAATTCACTGTGGGATGCAACCCCTCATCCAAGAAGTCTGAGAATGTGAAGACCGCTATATCCCATGTCAGGAGGTTTCTCATTTACTCCGGGGAAGGCAAACTCCTGAGAGGGAATTTTGGCTTTTTGAAGGATTCCTCCAGCATTGCCAAGTAGGAATTAAGTGTATACATATGTTTGTGTAttgttatacttacctgttatacttacctgcaTTGTCATTGTGTTTTCTCCTGTTTTCTCATGTTTTAGGTGGGTGGATGTCCTTCGCGAAGATGGCTTCAAACCCACCACAATGCGGATCCAGCTACTGAACATAAAAAAGTTCTTCAAGTATATCCTACACATGTCCCAAAAAGAAACAAGGCTTAGCGGTCTGGACTTCCGGAAGCTGTTTATGGAGCTGGATGCGCGCATCAAGGACCTGTCAAGCTCCGTGATCACACACCGCCAGAAAATCCGGAAGAGCCAATCCCGTAAGTATCTTGTAACAAGAAATGTTAGTAATGAAgttattcaatatatatatatgtgtgtgtgtgtgtgtgtgtgtgtaatactgGGTGTTTTGTGTTTAGATCACATCGTGCCAAAGGAGGACACAAAACGCTTCCGAAAAGGTGTTAGGCGTGTTCTGCCGAAGAAGCTCAGTAAGTACATTTcctttaataattgttttattttatttttttcctgtaaagaCAATATGATTTCATTAAATTTTCTCACAGAAACTTTGGAGAGCAACCCGTCCTGGGAGATTTTGGATCAGGTGTATGGAATGCTGGTGGGTTACTTTGTCAGTGTCAGTGGACATCGGAAAGGCGTCCTGCAAAATTTGAAGGTGTCCGAGGTAATGGACGCAGACGTCGAGGGGGACCACGTCGTTGTGGAAGTGAGTGTTGTGTGATCAGGGTTAAAAAGGatgttgattttttattatttgcaacatgtgtttttctattttttctatttacagGTCAGCAAACACAAATCGGCGAGTACATACGGACATGCCCAGTTGGCCATGAACCATGAGGAGTATTCCTGGTTCACGAAACTGGTGTCTCTCCGTGATTTCTTTGCAGGGGGGgattctgaacatttttttttaaccgtTCCGGAGGGGTTTGCAGCAGGCTGCTGCCACTTTTCCAAATGGAATGGAAGAGGATGGGGTTCGGAGGTCAGTTCACCTTTAAGAACTTCAGAACCTCCATGGTCCATTATGTGAGtatatattatcttttttttaacatttcatttcaagatttcataaaattacatttgtaacttttaaacttttaacttgtaaatttgttttgtgttttctcaGAACAAGCACAAGAGCCCCAAGAAGAAGCAGCTCATCCACCGTGCTATGTGCCACTCTGAGGACGTGGCCTCCAGGTTCTACACAACCCTGAACAAGGCCTCAGAGGCGGCCCAAGTGCGGAAGCTCCAGGCGGAAGAGAGTTCTCCCGAAAAGTCTATCACCTCCAGcccggagaaaaaaaaaagaggttcaaGGAGGTGCCTTTTTGTAGAGTCTTCCCAGGAAAGtgaggaggaagaagagcagcAAACACATGTAAGTCATTGTTTACATATGTCTATGTCGTAGCAATTATGTCATTATCATGGTTttctaataatgtttttttgtataaCTTAGGGGTCTCACCAATCCCTATCCAGACCGCCGGCTTCCAAGCGGAAGTTATCTTCTCTTTCTAGTTCTTCGGAGGATGATAGTGGCCCGGAACGTCAGgaggaagaacaagaagaagaagaacaacaacaacaaggagAAGGAGAATTATTCATCCTACAAAGCCCAGTGAAGAACCCTCAAACAGATGTAAGTCATTGGTTACATATATCTATATTGTAGTAAATATGTAATAATCTTTTTGTATAATGTAATAATCTTTTTGTATAATGTAGGCCACCATGTGCGAGATAGGGGCAGATCCATCCGCTGGCCACACCTACTTGGGCAGGCCAGTCCTTGTGAGCCAGAAGGACATGAAGCTCCTAGAGGCGAAGGTGTCGCCGAGGGTCAAGATGGTTAAGGCCAAGTGTTCCACTGTCATGCTCAGCAGTTCGGATGAAGACATTGAAGAGTCTGCGGTGTATGAATCCTTCAAATTTGTTTAGTATTCATTGTTGCATTTTGCCCaatttttcttgttgttgttgttgttgaattgttcttattgttgttttactatgttttacggTAAATTTCATGCAAGTCTGTTGTTGACATTGTTTACATACTTGTTAATCTTGAATACATGTTATTAATGGTTAAGAAATGACTCTTTCTTGAACATACACATCAATATAATAAGTCAATATAATATACACGATGTATAAGTAGTGCAGGGTTCTTTTGCAGGGTCCATGGTGGTAAGTTAAATGTAAAACCTGAAGATACACCccttttaaatttttctttttggtTTAGGACTAAGGATCACTAAAGCGTGGCGGATCtccaaagtgcttttttgtcatttttggctaAACCTTAAGTCCTATTTTCACCAAACCTATACCTATGTGTTGGGGACGGCAAGCCGCACCAGATGACacaaaatttttgaccaaaagtaTTTACTGTAAGGAGATAGGGCccagttgtttttttacagaaagcGAAGGGTTAATCCACTAATTCATTGGCGTGCCGACCCACCCCAACAAGTTTGGTAGCGGTCAGACTTACAGCTTagccaaaaaatgcaaaaaagcgcTTTGTAGATCCGACACGCTTTGGTGATAAAAGCCCTAACCAGATGATTTTACacttaaaaaagctttttaattgcAAAAAAGTGAAATGTGTGGAAGAAGACCCAAGTACAATGAACATATGCGAGTTTGGTGACCCTAGGGTCAAAGGTCGCTGAgatacgattttttttttctaatttttttgaagCCTGAgcgtgtactcacactaggcaatccgaaccgtgcccgggcacagttacctcccaaagcacggttcgtttggctagtgtgatcgctccgaaccgcgaCGCTACTGTAAACAAGCATGGCGGCAAAGGGCTCTTTATGGTCTACGGCAGAGGTGCAGTGTTTGCTGGATATTTGGGCGGATGAGAGCATACAGCAACAGCTGGAAACCACGCATAAGAACTCAGATATATTCGGTAAAGTTCGTGAATATCTTTAAGCTCGTGGATATCAAAGATCTGTGGAACAATGTCGTGATAAACTGAAGAAACTGCGCAGTCAGTATCTCAAGGCGCGGGATACGCTCCGTAAGTCTGGCAGCTCATCAGAAGAAAAGGACAAATTCCCATGGTATGATGCTGTGGATAAAATAATCGGGCACAAACCAACTAGCCAGCCTAATATATTGGAGTCTGCTACACCGTCCGACCCATCGGACAGCTTTACGGAGGACACTGGaccggcaagcccactgagcagtgagtaacgTTTAGCCTGTGATATCTtacaaaataatatgaaaaacGTGAAAAAATGTCTGTGGGGTTTCTACCCTATACAGTCATATAGACGAGCATGTAACACACAAAGTATGCTCTATGTTTATgaccctaaccctacacctttTGACatggttaactagttagctagcttactagTCCAGTAGCTTTAAATGAgctatgtttttgttgtttaactggtctacaaacatgatcaacctgaccaagcttgaCAACAAACGGTCGACTAGCATGATCAAGCATAATCATATTCAAATGCAACATACATTATGCTAGTTATGAGTTGGATTTTTTAACCAGTAATTAGTGATAAGCAATATTAGCTAGGTGCTCCAGGGCTTTGTTTCAGTATGGTGTACTTTTGTTTACGTTAAGCAATCATTTAGTGCTAGTCTGATGTTCAGCCTCTGCCTGTATattccctgctgaaaaaaatcctGCTCaaaaccagctggtcatccagacaaAACATACCCCATGCTGGTGGGCTAGCTCATTAACTTAGctagtatagggtatgtttttttccTAAATGACCAGCTGGTTttgagcagatttttttttcagcagggttatatttgttattattacagTGGGCTAATGTTTACGtttgtgtttcctttttttttgcttttaacagCCACCTCACTATCTTCAGATCAGTCAATCACTTGTGATGACAGACAAGCTGAGACCTCTAATGGTAGCACACTTCAAAGAACACCCTCAGAACAGAGGAAGAACAGGAAGAGGAAGACGAAGACAGATGTGGGTGATCTCATGGCCTCATTTTTGGACATGCAAAAGAAACAGCATGATGAATTCATGCAAGGGGAGCAGGTGCGTCACCAGCAAGAGAAGGACATGCTCGATAACTGGATGAAAGCACAAATAGAGATGGAGGAGCGTCGGCAACATCTACAGAGGGAAGAGCGCCAAGAGTCAAACAGGATGTTCCACCAAATGATGACCAGACTATTGGagtctgctccctgctctgctctctactactctggtctgctgctgtgctggtttgctgctgtgctgctctgctgctgaaagcttgctttaatcttcagcttctacacttttctctgttttcttctcttttactctcttcacacttactaatccacttttagtctgcttcctctttgctctacacacctattaatccactctcagtctacttttatagactttttcctcaggtttgctggattagctgtttgctgctgcagtttgtttgtgtaagtttctaatttcaactgaaacaaggtgagtgctttttttctccatggcttctgctcaggtttacacctgtttagagtgtggcatgtatagcttagatcccttatccaccgatactggtaacaatagtggtatttgtactaagtgtgagatagttagctccttggtggataaggtgaataagttagagctgcacgtccggggtttaataagggatagacagcaggattcactgttagcagccccgggtgtctcagggagagttagtaccccctcgactccggccttagagccctcacagcggggcgaatgggtaacgtctcggcggcatagtcgaaaggctaaggctaatgctaccgcaaaggccacagccagcccacctgaacaccacgctcccccagttcacgtgtcaaacaggtttgccccgctcagtgaagcaccaactgaggagcctgttaaaggtactctggtgataggagactctatcgtccggcacgtgaaattagctactcctttaggggcaccagcggcaacagttacttgtttaccgggagccagagcaccggacattagtggcaacctcaggttagggaataagagatattcgagggtagtaattcatgtaggggccaatgatattcgtctgcggcagtctgaagtaaccaaggctaatattaaagaggtgattaaacaggcccagacgctgtccgaggaggtaatctgctctggcccc
The sequence above is drawn from the Astyanax mexicanus isolate ESR-SI-001 unplaced genomic scaffold, AstMex3_surface scaffold_35, whole genome shotgun sequence genome and encodes:
- the LOC125790229 gene encoding uncharacterized protein LOC125790229, producing MIKKAKQEYIKKLAELRASNPKIPMASFLDQISTISHNIGAPLLTSTPIEPEEPSTIPETQCSDARGEEEQDEDPHPSTSQSSSATNMPSSICTNSLCIKEKAIMRDEIKRLTDQLKRSGGECRNTSCVAKAAELQKYAAMFIASPHLKACKKFSRKDTFSKAHNPKYEKVLQQFLKFTVGCNPSSKKSENVKTAISHVRRFLIYSGEGKLLRGNFGFLKDSSSIAKWVDVLREDGFKPTTMRIQLLNIKKFFKYILHMSQKETRLSGLDFRKLFMELDARIKDLSSSVITHRQKIRKSQSHHIVPKEDTKRFRKGVRRVLPKKLKTLESNPSWEILDQVYGMLVGYFVSVSGHRKGVLQNLKVSEVMDADVEGDHVVVEVSKHKSASTYGHAQLAMNHEEYSWFTKLVSLRDFFAGGDSEHFFLTVPEGFAAGCCHFSKWNGRGWGSEVSSPLRTSEPPWSIITSTRAPRRSSSSTVLCATLRTWPPGSTQP